A single window of Treponema denticola ATCC 35405 DNA harbors:
- a CDS encoding DUF969 domain-containing protein, which translates to MNYLVLIGVAIIIAGFILKLDVVAVVLISGLVTGLIAKMGFVEVLNAIGTGFVNNRYMSLFFISFPVIAIMERYGLKERAADFIKKIKGASAGMVIWLYILIRTIACAFSIRLGGHVQFIRPLILPMAEGAAQKHVKLTEDDIEKIKGLAGASENYGNFFGQNIFPVASGVLLITGTLKEQGLDITNTDVAKYSILAGVAMVLIALVQCWLFEKSLRKGEKADV; encoded by the coding sequence ATGAACTATTTGGTTTTAATAGGCGTTGCAATTATTATTGCCGGTTTTATTTTAAAACTCGATGTAGTTGCAGTTGTTTTGATTTCAGGTCTTGTAACAGGTTTGATTGCAAAGATGGGATTCGTTGAAGTCCTTAATGCAATAGGTACAGGTTTTGTCAACAACCGCTACATGAGCTTGTTTTTTATTTCTTTTCCTGTAATCGCTATTATGGAGCGTTACGGATTAAAGGAAAGAGCTGCAGACTTTATTAAAAAGATAAAGGGAGCAAGTGCCGGTATGGTTATTTGGCTCTACATTCTTATACGAACAATTGCTTGTGCATTTTCTATTAGATTGGGCGGTCATGTTCAGTTTATAAGACCCTTAATCCTCCCCATGGCTGAAGGAGCTGCTCAAAAACATGTAAAGCTTACCGAAGATGATATCGAAAAAATTAAGGGGCTCGCAGGAGCTTCCGAAAACTACGGAAACTTTTTCGGTCAAAATATTTTTCCTGTTGCATCTGGTGTTCTTTTAATTACAGGAACTCTTAAGGAACAAGGTCTTGATATTACAAATACTGATGTAGCTAAGTACTCAATTTTAGCCGGTGTTGCAATGGTTCTTATAGCCTTGGTGCAGTGCTGGCTATTTGAAAAGTCACTTAGAAAAGGAGAAAAGGCAGATGTTTAG